Within Paracoccus jeotgali, the genomic segment CCAGCACCTCGATCGAGGCGGCGGAATAGGTCGTGTCGTCCGGGGTGACGGGAAAGAGGTCGTCGGCCATCTGCTGCCTGCCGTGATTTTGCATGATTGGGCGCGCTTATCTCACATCGCAGGCGGTTGGGGCAAGGCTTTGCGGTGGCGCGGGTCCGTGACCACTAGGATTGGACGCCGCGCCGCCCTATTCCGGTTCGGACAGCCGCGCCTGCCACATCTTCTGGAAACCGGGCCGGCCCTGCGCGTCGACCAGCCACTGCCCGATCGCCGGGAACTGTTCCATCAGCGGGCCATAGCCTTGGGCATAGCGGATCGTCTCGGCCATGGCGATATCGGCCACGGTAAAGCGGTTGCCGACCAGATAGCCGTGGCGGGCCAGTTGATCCTCGACCACGCGCAGGGGACGGATCAGGCGTTCGGCGGCATTGGCGACAAGGGCCTGATCCTCGCCCGACTGCGCCTGACCCCGGCCATGCAGGAACAGCAGCGTCAGCGCGTCGGGTTCGATCGAGGTGGCGGCCTGAAAACACCATTGCAGCATCAGGGCGTCCTCCTCGGGCGAGGCGGGGCCAAGCGGCGCGGCGTGCTTGCGCGCCAGATACAGCAGGATCGCATAGGATTCCGACAGCACCAGCCCGTCATCCTCGATCACCGGAATGGCGCCGCCGGGCGACAGCTTGCGGAACGAGGCCGAGTGCGTGTTCAGCGGCGCATCGGCGGCGTCGGGGTCGGGCAGGCGATAGGCTTGGATGACCGGGTGCTGCCGGAAGGGCAGGCCGATCTCGTGACACAGCCAGATGATGCGCGAGGCGCGCGAACGGGTGACGCCGTGGATGGTCAGCATAGGGGTTCCGCCTTGGTTGGTTCAGTGTCACATCAAAGGGGTGGCGCGGGGGTCAGGTCCAGTCATCGACCCCGGTGCCGGTCAGTTCCGATAGATTCGCCAGCCCGTGCCGCGCCGCCATCTGGTCCAGATCGCGCGCGATCCGGGCCGCCAGCGACAGCCCGTCATAGATCAGCGCTGAATAAAGCTGCACCGCCGACGCACCCGCCCGCAGCTTTTGCCACGCATCCTCGGCCGAGGCGATGCCGCCCACGCCGATCAGGGGGATCTGCCCGTCCGTCAGCCGATAAAGCCGCGCCAGCACCCGGGTCGAGGGGATCATCAACGGCCGCCCCGACAGCCCGCCCGCCTGATCGCGGTCGGGGCTGGCCAGCCCGTCGCGCGACAGGGTGGTGTTGGTGGCGATGATGGCGTCGATGCCGACGGCCACGGCGACCTCGGCCACGGCGGCAAGCCCCGCCTCGTCCAGATCCGGGGCGATCTTCAGAAAGACCGGGCGCCGCTCGGGCAGGGCGTCGCGGGCCGCCAGCACGCCCTGCAGCAGCGCCTGCAATGC encodes:
- a CDS encoding glutathione S-transferase family protein; the encoded protein is MLTIHGVTRSRASRIIWLCHEIGLPFRQHPVIQAYRLPDPDAADAPLNTHSASFRKLSPGGAIPVIEDDGLVLSESYAILLYLARKHAAPLGPASPEEDALMLQWCFQAATSIEPDALTLLFLHGRGQAQSGEDQALVANAAERLIRPLRVVEDQLARHGYLVGNRFTVADIAMAETIRYAQGYGPLMEQFPAIGQWLVDAQGRPGFQKMWQARLSEPE